TGTTCGGAGCAAACTCCGCGCGGAGGACTGGGATTGGCGTGATGGCATGCATCCCGCCGACAAAGGGTGGAGTCTCCGCCCCACCCCATGGATACCTCCCTGAGTGGGAGGAGAAGCATCACCGGCTCCGCGGAAAGCCAGTTTCCTGCGGCAGGCCGGTGACGCAAACGGATTTTTCGTTCAACGGTCGGACTTCGATCCCTTGCGGACCTTTCCGCCCTTTTCCACGATGGTGAACTTGCCGCCGGTCTTGGAGGCGAGATCATCCATGGCATCGATCGCTTCCTTCTGTGGCACCATCATGTTGACGGTGTTGATCTTGACGTTCTTTGCCTTCGCCTTGGCGACCAGGCCGCGGACCAGGCGATCCATGTCACGGTTCTCCATCGCACCGTCGGTCATGAAGAAGATCTGCTCCGGTGGCGGCTCCATGTTGATGGCGATCTCAAGAGGGGCTTCCCAGTCGGTGCCACCGATGAGCTCTTGGTTCTTGATCAGGCTGACCATCTTCTTTTTCTCGGTGTCACCGGCGTCCAGCCAGTCCACCTTCATGTAAGGCTTCTCGGAGGTCCATTCCCAGGAACTCTTGGAACTCCACTTGTATTCCTTGCCCTTGTGCTTGACCACGTTGTTGACCACCTCATCCCCCGGGACCCAAACCGGACCGGAGAAGAAGATGACGGCGAACTTGGTCTTGTCCGGAAGGGCCTTCACGGAACGGGTGAGTTCCTCCTTCATCAGGATATCCCGGCCATCCGCACGCATGGAGATGGAAAGGTCGATGACGTAGGCGACACGCTGGGCGCGCATCTCAAGGCCGAAGAAAACGGGAGGGGCGCCCTTCGCCATGCCATCCCCCATGCCGGAACCGAAACCGGTGCCGATGCCGCTGCCCTGGCCACCGCCGGAACCGCTGCCGCCGAGACCCTGCATGCCGCCGGCACCGAGGGCACCGAGCTTGCTCATGCTGGAGTTCATCTCCGGGTCAGGCAGGGTGAAGTTGCTGACCGCATCCTTCGCAGCCACACGGGAGACGTTGGTCTTCACCATCTGGGACTGCTTCTTCTGCTGGTTCTTGTTGGCGTTCGGATTGCCACCACCACCGCTCGGCTTGAAATCCACCACCTTCTCCGGTGGCGGCGGGATGACGGCGAAAATCCAGTAAAGGGCGATCACAAGCAGGATCGCGTGCACGACTATGGAGATCGTCAACGATCCCCCACCGAGGCGGCGCCAGTAGGAGAGTTTGGGTTTGCTGAGAATCGGCTCGGTTGTCAGAGGCTGTTCCATGGTGTTGAGGGGTTTTTAGGGATTGTCAAAAGTTGGAACGCGGGGCACCAGCTTTTCTTAGAGAAATTTCCAAAAAAGTCACAAAGGTTTTTTCCGCGGCAGCGTTTTACCGGAATTTCCATCAAAAGAGCGTCGCCCGCGGGGGCATTATTCCAACAAATCAGGCATAACCCGGAAAATTCCCCAAGCGGAGACCGGGTGCCTGACAAATCCTGCCGAACCGGCGGAAATGAACGGCAGCCACGGATTGACGCCCGCCACCCGCCCCGTCACGCTGGCGCTCTATGAGCGGAACACCGGTCGTCGGAATCATCATGGGCAGCACCTCGGACTGGCCCACCCTGGAACACGCCGCACGCACGCTGCGGGACTTCGGCGTGCCATGGGAGGCCGAAGTCGTGAGCGCGCACCGTACTCCGGACAAGCTGGTTTCCTACGCGGAAGCCGCCCGCGGCCGCGGCCTGAAATGCATCATCGCCGGTGCCGGCGGAGCCGCCCACCTGCCGGGGATGACCGCCGCCATCACGGACCTGCCGGTGCTGGGCGTTCCGGTGGAGTCGAAGACCCTGCACGGCGTGGACTCCCTGCTCTCCATCGTCCAGATGCCGGCTGGTATCCCGACCGCCACCTTCGCCATCGGCAAGGCGGGTTCCATCAACGCCGCGCTTTTCGCCGTGGCAATCCTGGCGAACGAAGACGCCGCGCTGGCGGAAAAGCTGGCCGCCTTCCGCAAGAACCAGAGCGACACGGTGAAAGCCGCGACGCTCCCCGCTCTCGACTGAGCCTCCCCTTTTTCTCTCCATGTCTTCCCTTCCCATCCATCCTCCCGGTTGCATCGTCGGCGTGATCGGCGGCGGCCAGCTCGGACGCATGCTTGCCCTCGCCGCCCGCCGCATGGGTGTCCGCACCCTGATCTGGACCGGCGGCCTGGAAGCCCCTGCCGTGGAGGTGGCGGATGAGGTCATCGACGCTCCCTTCGATGATGCCGCCGCACTGGAGCGCTTCTGCAGGACCGCCACGGTCGCCACGGTGGAGTTCGAGAACATCCCCCGCGCCACCCTCGAAACCGTCGCGGCGGGCATCCCCCTGTACCCGTCCCCCGCCGCCATCTCCACCTGCCAGAACCGGGAACGCGAAAAGAATTTCCTGCGCCAGCACGGCATCCCCTGCACCTGGTTCGCCGTGGTGGGCGGCGCGGAGGAACTGGCCGCGGCCATGCAGGAACTCGGTGGTCCGGGCGTGCTGAAAACGGCGGATTTCGGTTACGACGGCAAGGGCCAGATCAAGCTGGACGGCACGGAGGATCCGGAAACCGTGTGGGCGAAGTTCGATGCTCCCCGCGCGGTACTGGAAGCCTTTGTCCCCTTCGAGCGGGAGCTTTCCGTGATGGTCGCCCGCGGGGCGGATGGCCAGGTGGTCACCTATGACCCCGCGGAGAACCGCCACCGCCACCATATCCTGGACGTCTCCATCGTCCCCGCGCGGACCACTCCGGCGGTATCGCTGGAGGCATCCGCCATCGCCCGCCGCATCGCGGAGGCGCTGGACTACCGGGGTATCCTGGGAGTCGAATTTTTCCTAAAGGAAGATGGATCGCTGTTGGTGAACGAAATGGCACCACGCCCCCACAACTCCGGCCACCATACGCTGGACGCCTGCGCCACCTCCCAGTTCGAGCAACAATTGCGGGCCGTGCTCGGCCTGCCGCTGGGTTCGCCCCGCCTGCTCAGTCCTGTCGTGATGCTCAACCTGCTGGGCGACTTCTGGCCGGACGAAACGACCCCTCCGGACTGGCTTCCGCTGTTCCAGGACGGCGAAGCCTTCCTCCATCTTTACGGCAAACGCCGGGCCATCGGCCGCAGAAAGATGGGACACGCGAATTTCCTCGGACCTGAGGCGCTTGAACGTGCGGAGAGGATGAAGGAATACTGGCTGGGGTAGCGAGGAACGCAGTGGGAGCGGACCGCTGGAATTCATTCCGCCCCGAGAATCCAGCCAGCGAAGCCAAACGGAATGAAGTCCGCGGTCCCAGTGCGCCGGTAAAACCCATGCGGACTGAAGTCCGCGCTCCGTTCAGAGCAACGCGGCGGACAGCGCCGTGAACTCTTCATCCGCAATGACCGGCCTTGCGCTTTCGCGCCAGCCTGCCGGAGGCTCCGGCAACTTCACCCAGCTACGGCAACCGCCGTATTTCGGCTCGTAGGCGAATTCCCATGGTTTCGCCAGCTCGCGCACGCGCACGAGGGCCACATGGATGCTCCCGGAGGCCATACCCTTCCCCTCCCAGTCGAAACGGTCGCGGACGGTCTTCTCCGAATAGATGTGGAACGGCTCAAGCGCCTTCACCTTCTCCCACTCAGTGAGTGTGACAGCCCACTCCGCTTCCGCGTGGTGGGTGATGCGGATGATGTCGCCGGGCTGCCATTCCGGAGCGACCTCGACATGGCCCTCGCGGACGTGGTCCCCGATGGCGTGGAAGCGCGTGGGGAAAAGGAAGAACGATTCGTGGGCGAAGGAAAATCCCGCGCGTCCTTCATGGATGCCGCCCTTGCGCAGCAGGATGGACTGCCGGCCGCTGGCAAGCGCGTCACAGACGACCTGCCATTCCTTGAAACTGATGATGTCGCTCATGATGGGAAAGAATCGGATGGAGCGCGGACTTCAGTCCGCCCCGGAGAATCCCGCCAGCGAAAGCAAACGGAATGAATTCCGCGGTACCAGTGACCGGCGGCTTCCTGCCCTCACCCCAGATCGTCCGCGGTGACGGAGGTCTGCTCCCGGGCACCCAGGATGCGTGCCTGGCGGATGACCTGTTCCGCCGTGGTGTCAAAGCGGAAGCTATGGCAGTTCGGGCAAAGGGCCGCACCAGCTCCGACGATGGAATCGCAGCCCTCGCACACCTTGTAGGCGGAGGGATTCGCGGCGATCTTCGCGGCGGTTTCCGCCCGCGATGGCGGTGGTGTGGGATTTGCAGCCATTCTATGAAAAAAGCGGCACCGGGGAGCCGGTCCGCTTAATTTTCGAGTTTCCGGAGGACCGAACGATCAGGCGATCGCGGCAATGACCTTGGCGGTCTTGCTCTTGATGTTGGCGGCCTTGTTCGGGTGGATCAGGTTGCGCTTGGCGGCCTTGTCCACGTAGGAGGAGAGAACGGTGCTGGCCTTGGCGGCGCCTTCCTTGTCACCAGCGGCAACGGCAGCAAGCACGGCCTTGCGGGCGGTCTTGAAGCGGCTCTTTTCAGCACGGTTGCGCTCGGTGCGCACGATGGTCTGACGTGCGCGCTTGATGGAAGATTTATG
The nucleotide sequence above comes from Akkermansiaceae bacterium. Encoded proteins:
- the purE gene encoding 5-(carboxyamino)imidazole ribonucleotide mutase, whose protein sequence is MSGTPVVGIIMGSTSDWPTLEHAARTLRDFGVPWEAEVVSAHRTPDKLVSYAEAARGRGLKCIIAGAGGAAHLPGMTAAITDLPVLGVPVESKTLHGVDSLLSIVQMPAGIPTATFAIGKAGSINAALFAVAILANEDAALAEKLAAFRKNQSDTVKAATLPALD
- a CDS encoding VWA domain-containing protein — encoded protein: MEQPLTTEPILSKPKLSYWRRLGGGSLTISIVVHAILLVIALYWIFAVIPPPPEKVVDFKPSGGGGNPNANKNQQKKQSQMVKTNVSRVAAKDAVSNFTLPDPEMNSSMSKLGALGAGGMQGLGGSGSGGGQGSGIGTGFGSGMGDGMAKGAPPVFFGLEMRAQRVAYVIDLSISMRADGRDILMKEELTRSVKALPDKTKFAVIFFSGPVWVPGDEVVNNVVKHKGKEYKWSSKSSWEWTSEKPYMKVDWLDAGDTEKKKMVSLIKNQELIGGTDWEAPLEIAINMEPPPEQIFFMTDGAMENRDMDRLVRGLVAKAKAKNVKINTVNMMVPQKEAIDAMDDLASKTGGKFTIVEKGGKVRKGSKSDR
- the rpsT gene encoding 30S ribosomal protein S20; its protein translation is MANHKSSIKRARQTIVRTERNRAEKSRFKTARKAVLAAVAAGDKEGAAKASTVLSSYVDKAAKRNLIHPNKAANIKSKTAKVIAAIA
- a CDS encoding DUF1802 family protein, which encodes MSDIISFKEWQVVCDALASGRQSILLRKGGIHEGRAGFSFAHESFFLFPTRFHAIGDHVREGHVEVAPEWQPGDIIRITHHAEAEWAVTLTEWEKVKALEPFHIYSEKTVRDRFDWEGKGMASGSIHVALVRVRELAKPWEFAYEPKYGGCRSWVKLPEPPAGWRESARPVIADEEFTALSAALL
- a CDS encoding 5-(carboxyamino)imidazole ribonucleotide synthase; this encodes MSSLPIHPPGCIVGVIGGGQLGRMLALAARRMGVRTLIWTGGLEAPAVEVADEVIDAPFDDAAALERFCRTATVATVEFENIPRATLETVAAGIPLYPSPAAISTCQNREREKNFLRQHGIPCTWFAVVGGAEELAAAMQELGGPGVLKTADFGYDGKGQIKLDGTEDPETVWAKFDAPRAVLEAFVPFERELSVMVARGADGQVVTYDPAENRHRHHILDVSIVPARTTPAVSLEASAIARRIAEALDYRGILGVEFFLKEDGSLLVNEMAPRPHNSGHHTLDACATSQFEQQLRAVLGLPLGSPRLLSPVVMLNLLGDFWPDETTPPDWLPLFQDGEAFLHLYGKRRAIGRRKMGHANFLGPEALERAERMKEYWLG